GACGACAACTACACCCGGGCGGTGGACTGGTGGGGGATGGGCGTCCTGATCTACGAGATGCTCGTGGGCGAGGTGGTTAACGCCGGTTCAACTCTCACTGGGGGAACTTGAGAGCTGTTGTTTAGCGTTTACAATCgatcatttgttgtgttttcttatttgctgCTGGGTTTTGTGATTTGGCTCCATCGTACTTAAACAGCTGATTCAGACAAATCCCCAGCAATGTGTTCAACAGGCGGGTTTTATTTTTTGGAAGAACCATCAGACCAGAGTAGAAGGTTCTTCCAGGGTAAATAacatccaaatcaaaatgtgtcCAATCCAACATCATTTCCTGACGTTCATTAAAGAAGCAACATGTCAGAGAGGATTTTTAGGTCACAGAAAATTAATAGAAATGAGAGTTTTCAGTTTAATTgttcttgtgttgtttgtatgaTGTTGTGTTGAAATTGTATATCCATTGAAACAATAGATTTCAATGGAAACCAGATGATTGACTGACACTCTGCGTCTCTTTCCCTCCTGACAGTCTCCGTTCCctggtgaggatgaggaggaggtgttcGACAGCATCGTCAACGATGACGTCCAgtatccctcctctcttcctcccgaCGCCGTCTCCATCGTCCAGAAGGTATCGAGCCACGAGCAGCTGAACGTGGGACATGTTTAAACCTCAGCTCCACACTTTGAATTTCCCCTTCAGCAGCTTTAAAGTCCGAAAGAGTCAAATACAGTTTGAATCTATCACaataactttatatttgtgtctgaGGTTTTTGTGGATTTTAACTCAGCTTCAcgttattttgtgttttcaataaTAAAAACCTGGTTTGTTTTCTGCAGCTTCTGAAGAGAAATCCTCTGAAAAGACtcggagctggagagagagacgccAACGAGCTGAAGGGAGAGAAGTTCTTTGAGGTGAATCACATGTTTGAACTTGTTAAAGTCACCTCTTCTTGTATTTCATTATCTAGACGCTGTGTCGGATGGGATTCTATATTCTATTTTTATCTGTATGTTATGAAAGTTCAGTTTGTGAAACTCTAAGACTAGAAAAAGGCAcaaaaaccatttaaaaaatcagccacaactaaaaagaaaacacgaaagtctaaatctgtgtgtgtctgtgtgtgtctctgtcacagACCATCGACTGGGAGGCTCTACTGGCCAAGACGGCCAAACCACCGTTCCTGCCGTCGATCACAGAATCCATGGACGTCAGCAACTTCGACAGCGAGTTCACTCGACTGCAGCCGATCCTGTCGCCTCCCTGCAAACCCTCCGGCCTCTCCgccgagcagcaggaggccttCGCTGGCTTCGACTTCTGCGCTCTGCACGGATGAAAGACAAGGagactaggggggggggggtaaccagCCATCGTCTCTGAGGTGCAGATCGTCCCCCAACGGCCTGAACACAGAGTGACTCATCACTTCCACAGAAACATCAAACAAGGAGTTTCAATGGGAGCAAACAGTCGAAACCCTTTTGCATCTTTTGCTCTACTGGTCGGTCGATGAGTCAATTGACATCAAATCAATCCAGGACAGTTTCCATGATGGATTTCAGATGAAACATTTGCTCATTTCACCCCAGACGTGAGCGTTTTCCTTCATTTTCAACTGGTTCTTCTGGTTAAGCGACATTTTTCCTCAGCAGTTATTTTGACGTGAAATCAGAGGTAAACCCCAGAGTCATGGTTCTGTACCTGAACACAACAGAGGCTTTATTAGTGGGTTTCGTTAAGCGTGTGTTTACCTAATATTACAAATCAAAATGGCTGCCGTCCGGCCTCGGGTAACACGTACCAGTCGCTGGTTTTTAACCATCAACAAACCTTCAGTTCCCTCAGAGACCAGTGAAGTACACCGTGTACATGATACTGAATGTGATGACCCATCACTTCATCCTTCACCTGACTGCCACTCACAGAAAGTTTCCCTCTCTGGTCTCGAGACGTCTCCATGGCTGACTCCGCCGACTGTTGTCACTTTCATCCCGTCGACACCGAGTCGTCCAATCAGGcagcttctccttctttctgttttcatttcgaACACAGACAGTGATTGTAGATCTTTATATTCTCTTTACATGTGTTCCAGCGCTCGACTGCTCCTGATGTCGAAGCTCATTGACGAGACGAGTTCAGGTGAAACGTACAAACAGAGGAGCGTGATCGGACAGAGGCCGGAGCAGGAGATTATAACAGTTTCTCCTCTTTCATTTAacatctttttttcctttttggagTTTAATTTCAATACTGGAATTTGAGATATCGTGTTTaagaggccactgtgacctttgacctttgactgccCAAATTTAATCTGCTAATCTGTGAGTAAATACATCCACCAAATTCTGAAGGATTCCCTGGGGATGTTCCTAAAACATCCAAAAATGACTGTGATTTGTGAGGTCGCTGTGACCTTGCCCTTTGACCTTCAACccccaaattctaatcagttcatccttcagtcaaacttgaagtTTGTAACAAATTTGAATTAATTCCCTCGAGGTTTCCCTGAGATGTCGTGTTCACAACAATGAGGCGGACAAACAGACAACCCAAGGACATGTCTCCGGCCTCTGGgcttgatttgttttattcattcttAGATCTAAAAGATTACTTTAGTAAATCAACTAATATAAGATAAAATCTCCCGTACAAGCTGTGAAACACCTGCTTCTCTGCACTAAACAGAAAACAGGTCAACTCCCTTTATTTGATTCTGTTACAGAACACATGATGAGAAACCTTCCCAGTCCTCTGACCGTGAACCTCTGGGAGCTCCCAGTGAGCTGGAGACTCCGCTGCTCTGTGGCCTTTGCTCATCACGTTGATTTGAATCTTTCAGAGGTTAAGTTGCCGTTTCTATGCATCACTGTGACAGGCTTCGCCCACTGCCTTGACCAAACAGACAAAACGAGCAAACACACTTTTCAAATATAGCTTCTTAAAAACGTGGAATCCCACGTGGAGAAGTTTCACGTGTTTGTCGAGTTGTTCCGTCGTAGCAAAGACGCTCTGTTCACATATCAGGCTCCTCCTCTAGAGGCGCTGTTTTCTGTTCCCACAGTAGAGGTGCATGGCACTGTGCTGAACGGGTGCTCTAGGAATCCTGTAATCGCTAGCGGTGTAAAAGAAGCCATAGAGAATCTAACATAGCCATAATAGTGAGAGATATCTGTATTTTCAACCTAGCAAATCATATTCTGTGATACAGAGCTGTAGTGATGTCAGTGcaataaaagaggaagaggaggaggaggaggaggaagatgagcccTCTTATTATGTAGAAGGGAAAAAGATCTTTCAGCTTCCAGTTGGTGGTTGAAGGAAGGTTTGAGGATTTAAAGGAAACCGCTGCTTCATTCACAAAAAGAGTAACTTATAACTTAATataccattttttttaattggtaaATTCACTGTAGTATCTTGtactaattaaataaatatatatatatcataaaatgtatttaataaaatactttattttactGACAGATAACAGTTAGTTTTAATGTAATCAGTGTTTTTGCTGCTGATTGGTtcaagtggatgtttttccCTGAAGTTCTAAACTACAGAGGAAATTCTGTGTTTCAAACTGATGATGAACAAACTTCACACTCGGCTCTTTAATACATGAAAATATCTCTTGAACTACTTTCCTTAGAACGACGTTTGAGTATAAAGAGACTCAACGTGGAACAGTTTTAAATTTAAACAGGATTGAAGagagtttatttttgtttctatgAAACTTTGGTCGATACAGAATTtgaaccatttttaatttaattacaaaagAATCTCGATTatttaaactaaaataaaacaaccagGTTCTAAATGAGTTCAGCATCTGATGCTCGCGGCTCCATTTCCATGATCAGAACCAAATTACGTAGATGTTTATTCgaaatatataattattttaacaTATATGAGCGATAGTATGAAAAATACAGGacacataaaataaagtgacaaaaGTTTCTTATTAGTTGTAGAGTTGTGAGGGCAAATCTGAAAATGTATTCAAGCTGCAAGTTGCTCTTCAGTCCAGAATGTCCCCTCGTGTCCATGTGTCCTGCTGAAGTGTCCATGAGCAGGACGCAACCAACAGGCACCGGTTTAGCTGCTGTAGCACTTTATGTTAATGCTGCTGAATGTTACATGTTACTTGTGTGTCAGTTCTGTACTAATGTGTAAACTGACCTGGACTGTCAGTGTGTGCAGATGTAATCTATTACATGTGTATCATCAGTGGTTTAATGTTCTCTCGTtgtcaataaatacaaaatcgTACAAATATCGTAGAAACAATTGTAAAAATATTGGGCTCCATCTGGAAGTTGAGTTCTAAAAAGAAGAGTCAGGCTGGATTCAGAGTGTTTCTCTTGTAGACCTGCTCCCACATCACCGTCCTGCAGATGCAGAAGAAGTCCAGCAGGTTGCAGAAGAAGCCGCGGTCGAACGGGTTCTCCTCGTGCTCGCAGTTCTTCAGGTACGAGATGCGGTGGCGTGACATGAACTCCCAGGTGGTGCAGTTGATGGACGCCAGGTAGAGGTGGCAGCCCAGCAGCAGCGCCGCCACCACGGAGAAAACCCCCACCACGAGCAGCGCCGCCAGCAGGAACCCGTTCAGCCGGAACCACAGCTCCCACGTGGCGCCAGGGGAAAACCCCGACCTGAAAGATTCACAGGATCACATCATCACCAGCAATCAAATGGTTTCTTCAAGGCTCAGGTGATTAAGATCTTAGATTAGATTTGACGTCTGATTTAAAATCTGATTCGAGAACTGTGGAGCACTTTGTTCCACTTGTGTTGCTTGTTTTCTAAATTCATTGAACTTGTATTTTACCTGGAGTTTATTTCATCCCTGTTACTGAAGTGGTTGATCTTCTAAAAATCTCCTTTTCCATTCACTTAAACTTTctctattgttgttgtttcttcaaCAGCTGGTCTCACTGCCTCTTCTGTCCTACGTGCTAAATTTAGATCAACTTTATCAAACGTTTAACAGAGTCGGTCAAGTCCCTGACTTTCTCCAAATCTCAACTGTTACCTAATGTGTCAGAATGTGGGAGAGATAAATCTACAGCAGAGTTTACAGTCCCCACATGAAAAACTTCATCACTCAGAGACGTACAGAGCGATGTGCAGAGCCCACAGCAGAGCGAGCAGCTGCACCAGCAGGTACACGATGAACCAGCGGTGGTTCCGCTCTCCCACACAGTTCTCGATCCAGGGACAGTGGTGGTCGAAGCGGCGGACGCAGTGCTGACACGTCTGACAGTGCTTCGCTCTCATTGGCTGCTGCgcgacagagaaagagagagagaaacacaacttACTACAattctgtgtttgtattttatcaAACTGCAGAACAAAAAAGTAAACCTCTGAACTTAAGCAAAATGTAAAGATATAAAACTACTATATAAAAGTcgtgtgaggtcactgtgacctttcgccaaatcgaatcagttaatcTGTCGAAATTAACATTTGAGCCAAAAGGATTCTCTCAAAGCGTTCTTCAGATAACATGTTCacaagaatataaataaataagataaatagaTAGTTTATTGATgcataataatttaattattatcattaaacaCTACTCATGAAATGTCTTTAGACATAAATACAGCTCCACATGTTGTTTAAGGGTAAAACCCtccaaataataattataaatacaaaacgcATTTTCTGCTCAAATGCTTTCCTGAATCAAGCTGAAATATACAAagtgtgatgatgtcatcaggtcctTGCATGATGTCATCGCTCTGGAAATTTCGACAGACGCCAGAATAAAAAAGTACGAGaagttgaaagaaagaaaagagagagagagagagagagagagagagagaggtctggAACGAGTTGGAATGGTTGAACTTGGTCTAAATCCCAAAATTACGATTATGATGAAGAAACTATGATGATGTGAAAATAGTGTAACTGCTGAGTCAACGTTCACACTGATAATCTGTCAGCTGAAGACGTATAATCGAGTATTTGTCATCTATTATTTCATTGTATGGAAATGCACTGGTGGCATTTTATGAGTGTGACTTTAAATTCTTAAAATTCTTAAATTTCTAAAGTTAAACTGTAACACAGAGTTAAATTTCTTTCATGACCATGGAAGTAAAAGTTTTACTAAAGAATAAGTTGCACGTAACTACACAGGAGAAAGAACATTTCTGTTGATCCCCGACCTGCTGCCCTGATTTGAATCCTCGTACCTCGTGGTGATAAGATGTTCCATCGAGCTGATTGTGATTGAGCTTTTGCCAAAATTGCTAAATACTCGAATACGAATTGAAACAGATCAAGATAataaaacttttcaaaaaagctccaaaaggaaaaaagaggagCAGAATCAGTTTTAAGTGAAGTTGTGTTAATGACAAACTTATGTGCAGATTCAGATGTTGTGTTACGCTGGCAGCAGCCGGTTACCTGCAGCAGACAGTATCCACAGCGCCGCAGCCGGGGGGGGGTCGAAGTCTGAGGAATCATTGATTCCATTTCCTCATTTGAACCCTCCACCCCCTGCAGGACATAGAGGGATGTGGGTCACACGTATACAGACAAGTACACAcccgtacacacgtacacacgtacacacacgcacacctacacacgtacacacaatgATGCCAGGTGATGCCAGGAGAAGGTCGTTGATATTGGAGAATCGTGAATCTACAGATACTTGCGGCTACAGACAAGAAACTCAAGCAGGTCCCACTGTGCAAGTGGATGGAGATTTACATTATGAATTTACTAATTAACACATGTAAGAAAGTTatacatgaaaacatttcacaaatGATTGATAACTAATGATTAACACTCTGAACTAAATACAGAATATAAAGACAAGTGGGGAAAAAAATTTCAGGCAGAAAACATCTTAGTCATTAATTTATGGAAGGAATTATTTTGActtaatagatagatagatagatagattactttattcatccccgaagggaaattaagtcgtcatagcagccggtacatttgaatacaataaaatacaatacaatagaataaaatataaaatataaaatattgcagtagaaagaataagaacagaaacacaagataaataggtagataaggtgcagtggcagatgatggtaatagtactgatgatatgatggtaaatgttattgttagagagtatataaaaaatattacagtatatatagtatgtaatgtatatatgatagtaattataccaaaataatagcagtatatagtaataatagcaacaacagtatatataataataataatagtaaaatataataataataataataacatgtacacatgtataaatatgtgtatatagacttatatatacaaagaatatacaaagagtatgatataatatatgatatatagtacgggtataaatataagtatttggcgatacaatagataataataatatactatgagtgtgagaatatgtaaacagagtgtgcaaaagacaataacaaacacatcagatgtgtcagagagagagagagagagagaaagagtgtgtgGATCCCTCGATGTTGATCAAACACATCAGCagatcaattaatcaattaacaaACAAGCGTCCATATCATTTTACGTCGACTtgattctttctgtttctcttacCTTGACAGTGTCGGTGAGAACGAAGCCAGGGTCCATCAGAGAAACAGCGAAGTATAAGAGAACAGACATCACgaccaggaagaagaagagaagcggcagcagcagctctcctcgctcctcacacctccgcagatctacacacacacacacacacacacacacacacacacacacacacacacacacacacacacacacacacacacacacacacacacacacacgtaaagtAAACTCATGTACTTCACGTAccattcatgtaaaattaaatCTCACCTACAGATGGATGATGATATTATGTAGAGACAGTCAGATAAGCTCTTTAAATTGCTGGAGGGAAACTTTAATATTGGAAATTGCAAATAGTCCCAgtgtttggttgttgtggtattttttttattagcctTTGTTTGAGATTAAAAACCTCTTTAACCAGAGGCCTGGCCAAGAATGGCAGAAACACCGTAAAAGTAATTAACAGAAACATTTAGATGAGAAACATTCAAACGTGatcatataaataataaagataattgagggtcaaatggaaaataaatcaacaaagcTTCTCTCCCcagtttatattaaatactgGACATTTTTCCTCTTTGAAACCATTAAGCAAATGGCAGAAGACCATGTTTCTTGGGTTTAAATGAAACTGAGATTTCCATTAGTTGATTTATTAATTGTGTCATTTGTTAGATGaagatctgtgttttgttttagcAGCTTAAACTGTCAAATATACAGTAAACACTAGTAAAAAATTCCCCAATGAACTGCAGTAGTACAAAGTACGAGTATCCATGAGAAGTACAAGTATAGCATGTAAGCTAGGGACTGGTCTTATCCCAGTTGGAAGGGACTCACCAGTGTCGTGCAGGAACAGGATGAGGGTCGTGACCCAGGTGAGCAGCGTGTGACCGGCCCGAACCAGGAACCCGGTCCGAAACATGCTCTGCACCATTTCACCCACATGTACAACTTCTCCACCAGCACCGCAGCTAACTGGTGAGCTAACTGGTGAGCTAACTGGTGAGCTAACTCTGTAGCATCGCTAGCTGCCCTTTAACCACGCAGGGAAGTAGGCTGGGGAAATGAAACATGGATTTTAACTGTGCTAGTGAAACACACATTCGTTTATAAAGTCACCGTGGAGCTAGTTACTGAAGTTAGTGCGTGTTTCATTCACTTGTTTTAAATCTGGGTTTGTTGTGTCGCTCCAGGAGCCGCCACTTCCGTGTTATGGTACGGCAAACAGCGAGGGACAAACTGTGCGGGGGGAAACGCAAACGACCTATGGAACTGAATATAATGTTGTTTTCCTGCGTTGCTGTTACATAACAACACTTTACATCCTCTGATTAATCCCAGTCATTAAACTATCCTGCTGAGCTGCATATATAAGTACCAGTTATAATCCCCATCATTGCATAATGtcataaatactgtaaataatATCATAAATACTCAAGGTCACAATGTAATCATACAGTTTCCCTGGAATAATAATATTGTGACTCAGTCCTTGTTTGTGACTTTACTCCAAAGTACAGTGAGGTAATCTGTCACTGATCTCCTCTCTGCCCGGGACCAGTTCAGGAAGAAGGTGAAACTGTTCTCGGAACAGTCTGAGCTACTTCTCTCCATCTTGTTAACATTTCACTTGTTTTGGGTAAAACATTGTAGGAAATACCATTGACATTAATAAGACTGGTGTGAAATCATTTCAGCAATATTTCGATTGGGAGACTGACAATTTAACTAATTGGTGTTTCTCTTTCCCTGTAGATAATCAGACGAAGAATTTAAACTTACAAAAAGTTTAGAATGGTTTAtggttaaaatataaatgtatatattaagtTGACTGGAAGGATCATCATTAAGTAGAAGTGTACATAGGCAGTAATGTAAGTATAATTATGCTTATGGGAGAATGTGTAGGGAAGAGCTGTGTGGGGGTGTTTCCCAGTGAAGGATGAGGACTGAGTCAAGGATCCTCAGACAATGACTTCAAAATGTTTTACTGCTGATGTGTCACCATCCAGTCTGCTGGGTTCCCAGGGGGAGGAAATTAAATGTGGCTGTGAGGAGCTCTTCAGATGCATCTTTGACAAGTCTTCAGAAAGTCCTGCTTCAATTCCACTTCTGTTTTTAATCACATGAAAAACCACTGGATTTGTATATGAGGAAAATACCCTGTGACATCTGCATTCAAGTTCCCAGAAACGTCAGATTAGCAGAACTGGCAGCTGAGAAATGAAGTGCGTTTAATGACTGAACTAAAAGCTGCTTCGGGCGGATTTCCTCTGGTCGTTGTGGTTAAAGTgaaactctgctctcagtcattTCAGATACTTTGACAATGATCTGCTCTGTCCAGGTTATAACAGAACAACCAGCTCTTTCATATTGAACCATTAGAAAAAAGGAACACCCAACAAGacatctgacaaaaaaaaaaattgcatttatTTGCATGAAAATGGTCCATTAAAACATTTGACAATTCAAATCTTAATACCTGGATTGAAGTGACATTCATTCAGAGGCTGTTCCAGCATCGATTAAAGTGCATTCGTTGCTCATCCTTCTCAAACCCTTGTTTTTCCGTGTCTTCTTCTGTGCATCTGAAACAATAACCTGCCCTTAAACCTGAGGTGAACATTGAGAcatattctttttttctcaaaaggGCACAAACAAATCTCCACACATTAACAGACATAACCTGAAGCTGATTGAGCATCTAGAACCTCGTCAGCCACAGCAACACGAGTACAAGTTCCAAACCCTGTTTTCAACACGGCACCAGACAACTATTTAGTGTTGTAAGTCACAAGTTAAGGCCGTTGTCTGGTGTTCATTTCCCACCTTAAACACAATCacactgcatttaaaaaaaaaaaaactgttctcaaTTGCACTTTTGGCTCTTCAGACAGGATACATTTACGAACCGGCTCGCTCTtctataaaataaacaataaatacgGGATTGGGTGGAAATAAATACTCCAAAGTCATTCAGaaagtcatgtcatccatccattcatgcaGGAAAGAGGTGTAGGGAGCGCAAACTCACTTGTGCAAAAATATTCTCATTAAGTGACACTTAGAAATACTCTGTTTGCCTTGAACACTGAATATTCTTTTCTTAACTCAAGTTAATCTGCTGGTGATGCGTTTTTAACTCAAAAAGACCGAAACACCAGAGACTGTAAGAGAAGGAAAAGTGGACATTTGGTTCAAAACGGCAAAGTGAAGACAGAGCAAACACTTTTGGTCCTCGACTTACAGTCACTCATCCTCCTCGTGGTTCAGCTCCACCACACGACCTCTTAAAACATAAATAGCAGCAGTCACAGTTCTGACGACCTGAGCTCACAGAGTTCATATCCTCCACTTTGGCCTTTCCAACGTTCAGTGTCCTTTCTTTTCACACGTCAGTGGACATTCACAGAATGAGGAGGCCCCCACGAACCCCCAGAGCGACCAGAAGCTCCCGGGATTCCCTTGCATTCTCCgtgggagagggggggtggagggcctTTGTCACTTAACAGGTGACATTCACTTGTTTGGGTGAGGGGGCACATGTCATTTGAGCTTTTAGAGTCACATGATGGTGTCAGCGTGATTTGACTCCCAGCTGGGTCTTCAGGTGCTCGTACACGACGTAGCTGATGCTGACGGCGGGGATGACTTTGAGGAAGTTGGGGGCCAGGCCTCGGTACAGCCCGGTCGGACCCTCACTTTGCAGGATCTGTCTGAAGAGACCCGTCATGGTCACGTTCTGGCCGCCCTCGGTCGCTGCTGTAGAATATAATGAAGAAGATATGTTATAAATTAATAATGCAGTGATTAATTAAATGTGAACGATTTGAGAGCATCCTGGTTTGTCCCTCGTTTAAAAAGAAACTCTCTACCCGTAAACCTGAGCTTCAACTGATTGATCTGTTTCAGATTctcaaatgtttgatattttatttgttaactTTTTAACTGTGGTGCGTGTGTGGCGTCACATTTTAAGATGCTGAGTCgcttaaaataaaaacccaTTTATTGGTCAATACATCTATGAATCATGTCCTCCATCCATGATATGAATGCTCCTCCCCAGTTAGGTGTGGCCCTTAGGGAGATGCTACTTCTCTAAATCTCCTTTTCAAATAAACTTGTACAATGTAAACATGTGCATTTAAAACCTGCACGCTGACACATCTCAGGAGCGAAGGCCTCACCTTGTGCTTGCATGCGTGTTCGGACCAGAGCCAGAGGATAACTGGCGAGCTGACCGCACGTGCTGGACACGGTGCCGCAGCCGAGGAGGACCAGGACGCCGGGATCTGAGCTGTTGGTGCTGTACCGCTCTATGTAGCTGTTCTTCAGCGTCTGAGAAGGAACAAGAAGGAGAAATGTTGAGATGAGTGTTTGGCTGCGGTTGCATTCCATCGGATGGTGCTATGTAAACCCGTCAAGTGACAATCAGGGTGTGTGTCGAGTTCCTTCTCAGGCTGATGTGAGTGGGAACAAAACAAGTGTGAAGAAGGCTGGAACAGTACAGACACAATCTGAGGAGGTCATAGGGGTCAACAGTCAGAATGGTTGCGACTGCTCACCTCATAAATGGCCAGGTCGATGCCTGCGTAGGGGATGACGCCGAGCATGTTGGGGATGAAGCCTTTATAAAACGCACCGAGTCCTTCTCTCCTAAAAATCTGCTTGGCACAGTCAGAGATTCCAGAGTACTGCCCGGTGTTCCTCAGAGCCAGACGGGTTTTCAGGACCTGGAGACAGAACCAGAGGAGAAAACGTCTGTTTAATACGACGGTAGAGTTCTGAGAAACAAGGTTCCCTAATTGCCTCTCAGCTTAAGAGCAGCTGCAGTTGAAGTGCCGCTCACCTCCATGGGGTAGATGGCGCTCTGGGCCGTC
The genomic region above belongs to Pleuronectes platessa chromosome 4, fPlePla1.1, whole genome shotgun sequence and contains:
- the LOC128438240 gene encoding palmitoyltransferase ZDHHC12-B isoform X1; amino-acid sequence: MVQSMFRTGFLVRAGHTLLTWVTTLILFLHDTDLRRCEERGELLLPLLFFFLVVMSVLLYFAVSLMDPGFVLTDTVKGVEGSNEEMESMIPQTSTPPRLRRCGYCLLQQPMRAKHCQTCQHCVRRFDHHCPWIENCVGERNHRWFIVYLLVQLLALLWALHIALSGFSPGATWELWFRLNGFLLAALLVVGVFSVVAALLLGCHLYLASINCTTWEFMSRHRISYLKNCEHEENPFDRGFFCNLLDFFCICRTVMWEQVYKRNTLNPA
- the LOC128438240 gene encoding palmitoyltransferase ZDHHC12-B isoform X2, which gives rise to MVQSMFRTGFLVRAGHTLLTWVTTLILFLHDTDLRRCEERGELLLPLLFFFLVVMSVLLYFAVSLMDPGFVLTDTVKGVEGSNEEMESMIPQTSTPPRLRRCGYCLLQPMRAKHCQTCQHCVRRFDHHCPWIENCVGERNHRWFIVYLLVQLLALLWALHIALSGFSPGATWELWFRLNGFLLAALLVVGVFSVVAALLLGCHLYLASINCTTWEFMSRHRISYLKNCEHEENPFDRGFFCNLLDFFCICRTVMWEQVYKRNTLNPA